From the Desulfosarcina sp. BuS5 genome, one window contains:
- a CDS encoding M23 family metallopeptidase, whose translation MRKQISIFALTNTGSSVKHITVSRTFIFCISFFILVGLVSFGFVLYDYVTAKQIAVNAHNFERKNSVQQDEIFEQRKQIQNLADKIEAFKTKLTSLKKFEKKIRVIANIEKSDDLNDFSGVGGSNPEILDTRIQVTKKHNSLIREMHEQLEQCDRAAEAQKNDFETLAKKLAHQQNILASTPAIRPISKGWISSKFGYRVSPFTGRKEFHKGIDFAARKGDPIFATADGLVTFSGIKGGLGKAVVIDHGHGMSTRYGHACKLLKKRGDRVKKGDIIALVGSTGRSTGSHVHYEVRLNGIAVNPDKFILN comes from the coding sequence ATGCGAAAGCAAATCTCTATCTTTGCATTAACCAACACCGGTTCATCGGTTAAACATATTACTGTTTCCAGAACTTTTATCTTTTGCATTTCTTTTTTTATTCTTGTCGGCCTGGTGTCATTCGGTTTTGTCCTTTATGATTACGTAACTGCAAAGCAAATAGCAGTTAACGCGCACAACTTTGAGAGAAAAAATTCCGTTCAGCAGGACGAAATATTCGAGCAGAGAAAGCAGATACAGAATTTAGCGGATAAGATTGAAGCATTCAAGACGAAACTGACATCATTAAAAAAGTTTGAAAAAAAGATACGGGTTATTGCAAATATTGAAAAATCTGATGATCTGAACGATTTTTCAGGAGTCGGCGGATCTAATCCGGAGATCCTTGACACACGGATACAGGTTACAAAAAAACATAACAGTTTGATCAGGGAAATGCATGAACAGTTAGAACAATGCGATCGTGCAGCGGAAGCCCAAAAAAATGATTTTGAGACTCTTGCTAAAAAGCTGGCGCACCAGCAGAATATCCTGGCATCCACACCTGCCATACGCCCCATTTCCAAAGGATGGATCTCATCCAAGTTCGGATACCGGGTATCTCCCTTTACAGGACGTAAAGAATTCCATAAAGGGATTGATTTTGCGGCACGAAAGGGCGATCCGATTTTCGCAACCGCTGATGGTCTTGTAACATTTTCAGGAATTAAAGGAGGGCTTGGCAAAGCAGTTGTTATTGACCACGGACATGGGATGTCGACACGTTATGGGCATGCATGTAAACTTTTGAAAAAACGGGGAGACCGGGTAAAAAAAGGCGATATTATCGCTCTTGTCGGCAGTACAGGACGCAGTACCGGATCTCATGTTCATTATGAAGTTAGGCTTAATGGTATAGCTGTAAACCCTGACAAATTCATACTAAACTAA
- the argC gene encoding N-acetyl-gamma-glutamyl-phosphate reductase translates to MIKAGIVGATGYAGAELVRILAGHPEVDLTTLTSRQYTGIEFAKIYPSMSGIVNLVCEKYDADRLCERTDVIFTALPHKLPMEIVPELIKRKKKVIDLSADFRFNDPLNYEAHYQTHTARDLLKTAVYGLCEVYNEDIESADLIGNPGCYPTSVLLPLIPLLKAGYIDADIITADSKSGVSGAGRSPLLTTHFCEANESLNAYKVGSHRHNPEMDEVLSFAAGKPVHITFVPHLIPMTRGMYTTIYASLSENVGTTEIKECLSSYYRGRPFIRLCSDETEPKTSHVRGTNFCDIGFTVDKLNNRLILMSAIDNLVKGAAGQAAQNMNIMFGLDEITGLFNVPFSV, encoded by the coding sequence ATGATAAAAGCTGGAATTGTAGGCGCCACCGGATATGCAGGCGCAGAACTTGTGAGAATACTGGCAGGCCATCCTGAAGTTGATTTGACGACATTAACATCACGTCAGTATACAGGTATCGAGTTTGCAAAAATATACCCTTCAATGTCCGGAATTGTAAATCTTGTTTGTGAAAAATATGACGCTGACAGGTTGTGTGAAAGAACCGATGTTATTTTTACAGCGCTTCCACACAAATTGCCCATGGAAATTGTGCCGGAACTAATCAAGCGTAAAAAAAAAGTGATAGATCTTTCCGCTGATTTCAGGTTTAATGACCCATTGAATTATGAAGCCCATTATCAAACCCATACAGCCAGGGATTTATTAAAAACGGCAGTCTACGGATTGTGCGAAGTATATAATGAGGATATAGAGTCAGCCGACCTGATCGGGAACCCCGGATGTTATCCGACAAGCGTTCTTCTGCCGCTCATACCCCTGCTGAAAGCCGGTTATATTGATGCGGATATTATCACGGCCGATTCAAAATCAGGAGTAAGCGGAGCAGGGCGGTCTCCTCTGCTTACAACACATTTTTGCGAGGCTAATGAATCCTTGAATGCATACAAAGTCGGGTCCCATCGCCATAATCCCGAAATGGACGAAGTGTTAAGTTTCGCCGCGGGAAAGCCTGTCCATATTACCTTTGTACCGCACCTGATACCCATGACACGGGGAATGTATACAACAATTTATGCAAGTCTGTCTGAAAATGTCGGAACGACCGAAATAAAGGAATGCCTTTCATCATATTACCGTGGTAGACCTTTTATACGGCTATGTTCCGATGAAACAGAGCCGAAAACATCCCATGTAAGGGGAACTAATTTTTGTGATATAGGCTTTACAGTGGATAAATTAAATAACCGGCTTATCCTGATGTCTGCTATAGATAACCTGGTAAAAGGAGCAGCCGGGCAGGCGGCGCAGAATATGAATATTATGTTTGGATTAGATGAAATAACAGGCCTATTTAACGTTCCATTTTCTGTATAG
- the folD gene encoding bifunctional methylenetetrahydrofolate dehydrogenase/methenyltetrahydrofolate cyclohydrolase FolD, with protein sequence MSATLIKGTEIREEILEEITAEVAGIKEKHGVVPGLVTILVGESPASISYVTLKIKTAHRVGFNEVQDNQSPDISEEDLLALIDKYNNDESIHGILVQLPLPKHIDEKKILNAIDPDKDVDGFHPVNVGRLMIGGDEVKFPPCTPAGIQEMIIRAGVETSGAEVVVVGRSNIVGKPIANMMLQKGDGANSTVTVVHTRTKDLEGHCKRADILIVAAGVPGLVKPEWIKPGACVIDVGVNRVGEKPSKKDPSRMVAVLKGDVDFDAAKEIAGSITPVPGGVGPMTITMLMKNTLKSLKFKLGIN encoded by the coding sequence ATGTCAGCAACATTAATTAAAGGTACTGAAATACGTGAAGAGATTCTTGAAGAAATAACAGCCGAGGTAGCCGGGATCAAAGAAAAACATGGTGTTGTGCCCGGGCTTGTTACAATCCTGGTCGGAGAAAGTCCGGCATCCATTTCCTATGTTACCCTTAAAATCAAAACCGCGCACAGGGTCGGTTTTAATGAGGTTCAGGACAACCAGTCACCGGATATTTCCGAAGAGGATCTTCTTGCCTTGATCGATAAATATAATAACGATGAATCCATCCACGGCATTCTTGTGCAGCTCCCGCTGCCAAAGCATATAGACGAAAAAAAGATACTGAATGCCATAGATCCTGATAAGGATGTAGATGGATTTCATCCTGTAAATGTGGGCCGTCTTATGATAGGCGGAGATGAGGTTAAATTTCCGCCATGCACCCCTGCCGGTATCCAGGAAATGATAATACGCGCCGGTGTAGAAACAAGCGGCGCTGAGGTTGTTGTTGTGGGTCGTTCCAATATAGTTGGAAAACCGATTGCGAACATGATGCTCCAGAAAGGCGATGGCGCCAATTCAACTGTAACTGTAGTGCACACACGCACAAAAGATCTGGAAGGACACTGCAAACGTGCCGACATTCTGATTGTTGCAGCCGGAGTGCCCGGGCTGGTAAAGCCTGAATGGATTAAACCAGGCGCGTGCGTTATTGATGTTGGAGTAAACCGTGTTGGTGAAAAACCGAGCAAAAAGGATCCCAGCAGGATGGTAGCTGTCCTCAAGGGGGATGTTGATTTTGATGCAGCCAAAGAGATCGCAGGATCCATTACCCCCGTTCCGGGTGGAGTCGGCCCCATGACAATTACAATGTTGATGAAAAACACTTTGAAATCACTCAAGTTTAAACTGGGAATCAATTAA
- the holA gene encoding DNA polymerase III subunit delta codes for MPVIKYSELKKYLNEASLKGFGQVYLIFGEEVLYKNTLNELVGAILPDASKELNYEPVDGADDNLHDVINKLNTYSLLSGPKVVAYCDSRIFYTKEDEETLLEKAKEAYNKNNLKKSAKYFLNLLSLLKLDYDDLNQANREKIFNSELALLNEHSWIDKLLEYCIDNKLSINNGKDNKKILQNAIEKGFPRGNYLVITTELVNKKTGLFGAIKKTGIIIDCSVPKGTRRDDKAVQAAVINESMRSILNKRGKEISRDAYNALYSLTGFDLRTFANNIEKLTDYIGEREEITVNDVKSVLKRTKKDLLYEFTNAITDRDVDQSLFFMSTLLSGGDIKHPLQLLAAVANQIRKLLMIKSFVKSRYGKAWYNGCQYPQFQATVMPAVIEFDREITGRINEWDRMLEDDEMLTKKGKKSKSGTKKAADKLFLIAQNPGSPYPVYRMLQKSGRFTENELVSAMQSIHDADLCFKSTGQAPKLILEDIILKICRKYNPNKESRFQNV; via the coding sequence ATGCCGGTCATTAAATACTCCGAGTTGAAAAAATATTTAAATGAGGCTTCCTTAAAAGGGTTTGGACAAGTCTATTTGATTTTTGGTGAAGAAGTTCTTTATAAAAATACCCTTAATGAACTTGTTGGCGCGATTCTGCCGGATGCCTCAAAAGAACTGAATTATGAACCTGTCGACGGAGCGGATGATAATCTCCATGATGTAATTAATAAATTAAATACATATTCACTTCTTTCAGGCCCCAAAGTTGTGGCATATTGCGACTCGCGTATATTCTATACCAAAGAAGATGAAGAGACTCTCCTGGAAAAAGCGAAAGAAGCGTATAATAAGAATAATCTGAAAAAGAGCGCAAAATATTTTTTAAACCTGCTCAGCCTGCTCAAACTTGACTATGATGACTTAAACCAGGCAAACAGAGAAAAAATATTCAATTCAGAGTTGGCGCTACTTAATGAACATTCATGGATAGATAAATTATTAGAATACTGTATTGACAATAAGCTTTCCATTAATAACGGCAAAGATAACAAGAAAATTCTGCAGAATGCTATTGAAAAAGGATTTCCAAGAGGTAATTATCTTGTCATTACAACTGAATTAGTAAATAAAAAAACAGGACTCTTTGGCGCAATCAAGAAAACCGGAATTATTATTGACTGTTCGGTTCCCAAGGGAACCCGAAGAGACGATAAGGCTGTCCAGGCTGCCGTGATCAATGAGAGTATGAGATCGATTCTCAACAAAAGAGGAAAAGAAATAAGCAGGGATGCTTACAATGCTTTGTATAGCCTTACAGGTTTTGATTTGCGTACATTTGCAAATAATATTGAAAAGCTGACTGATTATATAGGAGAAAGAGAAGAAATAACCGTCAATGACGTCAAATCCGTATTAAAGCGAACAAAAAAAGATCTTTTGTATGAATTCACAAATGCAATCACCGATAGAGATGTGGATCAGTCTCTTTTTTTTATGTCTACACTTCTATCGGGTGGCGATATCAAGCATCCCCTTCAACTTCTCGCAGCCGTTGCCAACCAGATAAGAAAACTTTTAATGATTAAAAGTTTCGTTAAGAGCAGATATGGAAAGGCCTGGTATAATGGCTGCCAATATCCTCAGTTTCAAGCTACGGTAATGCCGGCGGTTATTGAATTCGACAGAGAAATTACAGGCCGCATCAACGAATGGGACAGAATGCTTGAAGATGATGAAATGCTTACCAAAAAAGGCAAAAAAAGTAAATCCGGAACAAAAAAAGCTGCTGATAAATTATTTTTAATAGCACAGAATCCCGGCAGTCCGTATCCGGTGTACAGGATGCTGCAAAAATCAGGAAGATTTACCGAAAATGAGCTGGTTTCCGCCATGCAATCTATCCATGACGCAGACCTTTGTTTTAAGTCAACCGGGCAGGCTCCGAAACTGATTCTTGAAGATATCATTTTAAAAATTTGCCGAAAATACAACCCCAACAAGGAGAGTCGGTTTCAAAATGTTTAA